A region from the uncultured Stenotrophomonas sp. genome encodes:
- a CDS encoding hypothetical protein (Evidence 5 : No homology to any previously reported sequences) — translation MGQCHSGAAVRGRTTAAQVPERHA, via the coding sequence ATGGGCCAGTGCCATTCCGGTGCCGCGGTGCGCGGGCGCACCACCGCGGCACAAGTTCCCGAACGCCACGCTTAA
- a CDS encoding conserved exported hypothetical protein (Evidence 4 : Homologs of previously reported genes of unknown function): protein MKPKQKGKTNMKTSLIALGLLAALPFAASATDGLSYNHVEGGYVNTDAKGGDADGWAVKGSVAVHPNFHVFGSYSAQETDFGKVDLDQWRLGVGYNYGIAPNTDLLARVAYQKFDPQYGSTFNGYSTEVGVRTAFTPMIEGYALAGYEDYSKKNGYDPDGEFYGRVGAAAKFNANWGVSGEVKLGKGGDKEWFVGPRFTW, encoded by the coding sequence ATGAAACCAAAACAAAAAGGCAAGACCAACATGAAGACTTCCCTGATCGCCCTCGGCCTGCTGGCCGCCCTGCCGTTCGCTGCTTCGGCCACCGACGGCCTGTCCTACAACCATGTGGAAGGTGGTTACGTGAACACCGACGCCAAGGGCGGCGACGCCGATGGCTGGGCGGTGAAGGGTTCGGTGGCGGTGCACCCGAACTTCCACGTCTTCGGCAGCTACAGCGCCCAGGAAACCGACTTCGGCAAGGTCGACCTCGACCAGTGGCGCTTGGGCGTGGGCTACAACTACGGCATTGCCCCGAACACCGACCTGCTGGCCCGCGTGGCCTACCAGAAGTTCGACCCGCAGTACGGCAGCACCTTCAACGGCTACAGCACCGAGGTCGGCGTGCGTACCGCCTTCACCCCGATGATCGAAGGCTATGCGCTGGCCGGCTACGAGGACTACAGCAAGAAGAACGGCTATGACCCGGACGGCGAGTTCTACGGCCGCGTCGGCGCCGCCGCCAAGTTCAACGCCAACTGGGGCGTGAGCGGCGAAGTGAAGCTGGGCAAGGGCGGCGACAAGGAGTGGTTCGTCGGCCCGCGCTTCACCTGGTAA